Proteins co-encoded in one Perca flavescens isolate YP-PL-M2 chromosome 11, PFLA_1.0, whole genome shotgun sequence genomic window:
- the baz2bb gene encoding bromodomain adjacent to zinc finger domain protein 2B isoform X3, with amino-acid sequence MEFGERLASPSSAPSSLHMASSSASSSPAPPQTPSTKCSPAPSPAASSPVTTCGHLFQITGDERLNMSGSSNGFPLVSHPAFGLYTSSSGRSEFGGLGSLGLSALAAHSQFGTFPDWWQPSEAHTRGAAAFFPPLLGLHPVFASTFKSHNPIQLQSRTSVSVGVTGAVNGRSASSPTGHSAVNTSSFQTKGNTEKTEANSSQSQKSRQDLGQLQRKITQKTKEKKPNKRPLETSSMSGSQSGSLSDSSSSDGEVSSSDPDDMEEEEEDNDEDEDDQSNASEDSDSEKDSQVKRKVKRLTQNTSESKKKRPCTADGNTTHDSHRDTVPLTSPYHLQSSSHPAGLSQSAALFLQSSRTAEEEGQQHISVIQATGLAAGNRPLEASRRESSPLPSRPPTLLASQKPPQNLHKSKFLMPSLKHTQLVDGIKESSGNLMDERSLHLHSFKLKQPHHSKDFLKPAFSLRPKSQNWFKSQKNLASSSSLLTQHKHSSDTLSSLSLPHSNDTNLFLNHHLNGVIHGAVQDSPLALITKPRSQSSTPSSKPLLVATNPPYPTPINLSTGTKEMSGSSAFPLKCSASSGLAHRTMKTSTPKSLNTGKSLSKTNSSYPPVDSVRGSESDIHSSRDSDDSLGNDFDDEDDEDDIEDEDSGSSLSESGSNLDSDSDGSEDDMKECGETEADSDAERTPLELAKESSLNLSANCSLLNLKIIKPPSLPSSLLAPTTVTSSGTLSNHSTLSPPFKFATLPGSGKRRRVTDERVLGLPLEFGWQRETRIRTVAGRLQGEVAYFAPCGKKLRQYPDVMKYLLRNGITNISRDNFSFSTKIKVGDFYEAREGPEGLQWFLLAEDEIAPSIIAMDGRRSHCTQSKRQQIGDGTRARQWNSHPLNIGENNFQDVSDAKLLRKLEAQEIARQAAQIKIMRKLEKQAMAQAAKEARKQQAMMAAEERRKKREQIKILKQQEKIKRIQQIRMEKELRAQHILEVKRKKKEEAANAKILEAEKRNKEKEIRRLQAVILKHQELERHRLDMERERRRQHMMLIKAVEARKKAEEKERLKKEKKDEKRLNKERKLELRRLELEKAKELKKPNEDMCLADHKPLPEWSRIPGLVLPGSTFSDCLMVLQFLRSFGKVLRLDINPNMLTLSDLQEGLLNTGDSLGKVQDLLVSMLSAAVCDPGIPAGHKNKTALGDHLTNVGINRDNVSEILQIYMEGHCEQTELAALALSLRTKAFQAHSPPQKASMLAFLVNELCCSKAVISEIDKNIDHITNLRKDKWVVEGKLRKLRSIHAKKTGKRDSTVGGENSHSLVIPTARNKCKRKEGDSEEEEDEDDDSEDQGDDDDDEEEESGGKKGKKAEMCEEEDDSVHSASMEELEKQIEKTYKQQSQIRQKLSDSSHSLRSMTIGQDRYKRRYWVLPQCSGIFVEGMESCEGYEEVEKEKKRQRTAQVLRVKEEQQEEMEKPTVSSPAQSTDGDTTTPEGQQDKDSLNLFLQKPGSFSKLSKLLEVAKMAQDSDINSHNSHSAKVPTTASYSSFPTSQTATTQQALIDKTDTLVPSLLRSSPWITCSPHSVLHDDQLSKILKEKSNQWFSLLPRSPCDESSFTSGSSPPAASSPLQTASTKSPFSLSPNPKASASSSAPAGINNMQTSVLQQVKSGIHQSTLTRCDMSSAASPSLPFSGASLPPMLNLASQHTEGNGNMVFFLANNNSVNKSETPEPLSDKPDCASFPAVEVAKTQDYPSPQPIPEEMLCGWWRVADMKELHSLVKALHSRGIREKALQKQIQKHMEYTTQLCANSKDAIDVAELEKREVSEETVDSWCVEEKAMEVDISLLQQVEGLERKVVSARLQVKGWMHPEPQSEREDLVYHEHKLLSSPVPEKKAPRETSQDELPGTVVRRLDNPLDISVIRLAELERNIERSREEEVAPGMKLWRKALGEVRSSAQLSLCIQQLEKSITWERSIMKVHCQLCQKGDNEELLLLCDGCDKGCHTYCQKPKITTVPDGDWFCPTCVAKSPVCSVIQEIGQSPRSRKQLSRTAGGGKKGSEVKRNGKPSVAGELIKEEAASSNSVPKKGTKEFKKRKGDDSPPSSQAVHESPVSCVKKAKTAKDNNTNGLATCRVLLAELEAHQDAWPFLTPVNQKAVPGYRKVIKKPMDFSTIREKLTNNQYLNLETFIVDVNLVFDNCETFNEDDSEIGQAGHSMRRFFDKRWTELLE; translated from the exons ATGGAGTTTGGAGAGCGGCTGGCCTCCCCATCATCAGCCCCGTCCTCCCTTCACATGGCCTCCTCTTCAGCCAGCTCCTCCCCTGCTCCACCCCAAACACCCTCCACAAAGTGCAGCCCGGCCCCTAGCCCCGCAGCCAGCTCTCCTGTCACCACCTGtg GCCATCTGTTCCAGATAACTGGGGATGAACGTTTAAATATGTCTGGCAGCTCCAATGGTTTTCCTTTGGTCAGCCATCCAGCTTTTGGTCTCTACACATCAAGTTCAGGACGCTCTGAGTTTGGAGGCCTAGGAAGCCTGGGTTTGTCTGCCTTGGCTGCTCACTCCCAGTTTGGTACATTTCCAG ACTGGTGGCAGCCATCTGAGGCACACACCAGAGGAGCAGCAGCCTTTTTCCCTCCTCTTCTGGGTCTGCATCCTGTATTTGCATCAACCTTCAAAAGCCACAATCCCATTCAGTTGCAGTCACGTAcctcag TTTCTGTAGGTGTAACTGGAGCAGTGAATGGTAGGAGTGCTTCTTCTCCTACTGGGCACTCTGCTGTGAACACCAGTTCATTTCAAACAAAGGGAAACACAGAGAAAACTGAGGCCAATAGTAGTCAGAGTCAAAAGAGCAGACAAGACCTGGGCCAACTGCAACGCAAAATCACCCAGAAAACGAAAGAAAAG AAACCCAACAAAAGACCATTAGAGACCTCCAGCATGAGCGGCAGCCAATCGGGATCATTGTCAGATAGCTCTTCCAGTGATGGTGAGGTGAGCAGCAGTGATCCCGATGatatggaggaggaggaggaggacaatgATGAAGATGAGGATGATCAGAGCAATGCCAGTGAGGACTCTGATTCAGAAAAAGACAGTCAAGTGAAAAGGAAAGTCAAG CGGCTGACACAGAACACGTCTGAGAGTAAAAAGAAGAGACCTTGTACTGCAGATGGAAATACAACTCACGACAGTCATCGTGACACTGTTCCTTTGACTTCCCCATACCACTTGCAGTCCTCTTCTCATCCCGCTGGCCTGTCACAGTCCGCAGCGCTGTTCCTCCAGAGCTCCAGGACTGCAGAGGAGGAAGGCCAGCAGCACATCAGTGTCATCCAGGCCACTGGGTTGGCAGCCGGCAACCGTCCCCTGGAAGCGTCCCGCAGGGAGTCCTCTCCTCTGCCCTCCAG ACCACCAACACTGTTAGCCTCACAAAAGCCTCCCCAAAACCTCCATAAATCCAAATTCCTGATGCCCTCTCTGAAGCACACCCAGCTGGTTGATGGCATAAAGGAGAGCAGTGGAAACCTTATGGACGAAAGATCATTACACTTGCAcagttttaaattaaaacag CCCCACCACTCCAAGGACTTCCTGAAGCCAGCTTTCTCTCTGCGACCTAAGAGCCAGAACTGGtttaaaagtcaaaaaaatTTAGCATCCTCTTCGTCGTTGCTGACGCAGCATAAACATTCGTCAGATACGTTGAGCAGTCTGTCTCTCCCACACAGCAATGACACCAATCTGTTCCTGAACCACCACCTTAATGGAGTGATTCACGGCGCAGTTCAGGATTCCCCTTTGGCCCTCATCACTAAACCACGCAGCCAGAGCAGCACCCCTAGTAGCAAGCCCCTCCTGGTAGCCACCAACCCTCCCTATCCCACGCCCATCAACCTAAGCACTGGCACTAAGGAGATGTCGGGCAGCTCTGCTTTCCCACTTAAATGTTCAGCCTCATCAGGTCTTGCTCACAGAACAATGAAGACTAGCACTCCCAAGTCTCTGAATACAGGAAAGAGCCTCTCTAAAACCAACTCATCCTATCCACCGGTAGACTCAGTCAGAGGTAGTGAGTCCGATATCCACAGCAGCAGGGACTCAGATGACTCTTTAGGAAATGACTTTGATGATGAAGACGATGAAGACGATATTGAGGATGAAGATTCTGGCAGTAGCCTGTCAG AGTCGGGGAGCAATCTGGATAGCGACTCTGATGGCTCTGAGGATGATATGAAGGAGTGCGGTGAGACAGAAGCAGACAGCGATGCAGAAAGGACTCCCCTGGAACTCGCTAAAGAGTCCTCTTTGAACCTCTCCGCCAACTGCTCCCTGCTGAACCTGAAGATCATCAAGCCTCCTAGTTTACCAAGTAGCCTACTCGCCCCCACCACAGTGACCAGCTCAGGGACACTAAGTAACCACAGCACCCTATCGCCTCCCTTCAAGTTTGCCACACTCCCAG GAtcggggaagaggaggagagtaaCGGATGAGAGAGTTCTGGGGTTGCCTCTTGAGTTTGG GTGGCAGAGAGAGACCCGAATCAGGACTGTGGCAGGTCGTCTACAAGGAGAGGTGGCTTACTTTGCTCCATGTGGGAAGAAGCTGCGTCAGTATCCTGATGTAATGAAG TACTTACTCCGGAATGGAATAACCAACATCTCACGGGATAATTTCAGCTTCAGTACAAAAATTAAAGTTGGTGACTTCTATGAAGCCAGAGAAGGACCAGAG GGTTTACAGTGGTTCCTGCTGGCAGAGGATGAGATTGCTCCCAGTATCATAGCGATGGACGGGAGGCGCAGTCATTGCACACAGTCTAAGCGCCAGCAGATAGGTGATGGCACTCGGGCCAGACAGTGGAATTCTCATCCTCTTAATATTGGTGAAAATAACTTCCAAGATGTCAGTGATGCAAAGCTGCTACGCAAACTGGAGGCTCAAG AAATAGCTCGACAGGCAGCTCAGATCAAAATCATGAGGAAACTTGAGAAGCAGGCCATGGCGCAAGCAGCCAAAGAGGCAAGGAAGCAACAAG CAATGATGGCTGCAGAGGAGAGGCGGAAAAAGAGGGAGCAGATAAAGATTCTTAAACAGCAA GAGAAGATCAAGCGCATTCAGCAAATTCGTATGGAGAAAGAACTCCGTGCACAGCACATTCTCGAG gtaaaaagaaagaagaaagaagaggcAGCCAATGCCAAAATATTGGAGGCTGAGAAGCGAAACAAG gAGAAGGAGATACGAAGACTGCAAGCTGTCATACTGAAGCACCAG GAGTTGGAGAGGCATAGACTAGATATG GAGAGGGAAAGGCGCAGGCAGCACATGATGCTCATTAAGGCTGTGGAGGCCCGTAAGAAGGCAGAG GAGAAAGAGCGTctgaaaaaagagaagaaggatGAGAAACGGTTAAACAAGGAGAGGAAACTGGAGCTCAGAAGACTGGAATTGGAAAAAGCTAAGGAGCTGAAGAAACCAAATGAAGACATGTGTTTAGCAGATCATAAG CCACTTCCAGAGTGGTCCCGGATCCCTGGTCTGGTCTTACCAGGAAGTACCTTCTCTGACTGCCTGATGGTGCTGCAGTTTCTGCGCAGCTTTGGAAAGGTCCTGAGGTTAGATATAAATCCCAACATGCTCACCCTAAGTGACCTTCAAGAGGGCTTGCTCAACACTGGGGACAGTTTGGGCAAGGTGCAGGACCTGCTGGTGAGCATGCtgtctgcagctgtgtgtgATCCTGGTATACCTGCAGGTCACAAG AATAAGACCGCCTTGGGGGACCACCTGACTAATGTGGGGATCAACCGAGACAACGTGTCTGAGATCCTGCAGATCTACATGGAGGGTCACTGTGAGCAGACAGAGCTGGCTGCTCTGGCCCTCAGCCTCAGGACCAAGGCGTTTCAGGCCCACAGCCCGCCACAGAAGGCTTCCATGCTGGCATTCCTGGTTAATGAGCTTTGCTGCAGTAAGGCTGTGATCAG TGAGATCGACAAAAACATAGATCACATAACCAACCTGAGGAAGGATAAGTGGGTTGTCGAAGGAAAACTTCGCAA acTCAGGAGCATTCATGCCAAGAAGACAGGGAAGAGAGACAGCACTGTGGGGGGAGAAAACAGCCACAGCCTTGTCATCCCCACTGCTAGAAACAAATGCAAGAGGAAAGAAGGGGAcagtgaggaggaagaggacgaaGATGACGACAGTGAAGACCAAGGAGACGATGACGACGATGAGGAAGAAGAATCTGGGGGAAAGAAGGGAAAGAAAGCAGAGATGTGTGAGGAGGAG GACGACAGTGTACACTCAGCCAGCATGGAGGAGCTAGAGAAACAGATTGAGAAAACATACAAG CAACAGAGTCAGATCAGACAGAAGTTATCTGACTCCTCTCACTCACTGCGCTCCATGACGATTGGACAGGACCGCTACAAGAGACGTTATTGGGTCCTACCGCAGTGCAGTGGCATCTTTGTTGAAGGCATGGAGAGCTGTGAAG GTTATGAAGAggtggagaaagagaagaaaagacagaGGACTGCTCAGGTGCTCAGGGTTAAAGAAGAGCAGCAGGAAGAGATGGAGAAGCCAACTGTGTCCAGTCCAGCGCAGAGCACAGACGGCGATACAACCACACCAGAGGGCCAGCAGGACAAAGACAGCCTCAATCTCTTCCTCCAGAAACCCGGCTCTTTCTCTAAGCTCAGCAAACTCCTTGAAGTAGCCAAAATGGCTCAAGATTCAGACATCAATTCTCACAACAGTCATTCTGCTAAAGTCCCTACCACTGCATCTTATTCCTCATTCCCCACCTCTCAGACAGCCACTACTCAGCAGGCACTGATAGATAAAACGGATACTTTAGTGCCGTCTCTGCTCAGAAGTAGTCCCTGGATAACCTGCAGCCCTCACTCTGTCCTTCATGACGACCAGCTTTCCAAGATACTAAAGGAAAAGAGCAACCAGTGGTTTAGCCTCTTGCCTCGCTCTCCTTGTGACGAGTCTTCGTTTACCTCCGGCTCCAGCCCTCCAGCCGCCTCCTCTCCGCTACAGACCGCCAGCACTAAatcccctttctccctctcccctaATCCCAAAGCTTCAGCCAGTTCTAGTGCTCCTGCTGGGATCAATAACATGCAGACATCTGTCCTTCAG CAAGTAAAGTCTGGCATTCATCAAAGCACACTGACACGGTGCGACATGTCCAGCGCTGCAAGTCCCAGCCTGCCCTTCTCTGGTGCTTCTCTACCCCCCATGTTGAATCTGGCCTCCCAGCATACAGAGGGTAATGGCAACATGGTCTTCTTCCTGGCAAATAACAACTCTGTCAACAAGAGTGAGACCCCAGAACCCCTGAGTGACAAGCCCGATTGTGCGTCATTCCCTGCTGTGGAAGTGGCCAAGACCCAGGACTACCCTAGTCCTCAGCCTATCCCTGAGG AGATGCTGTGTGGCTGGTGGAGGGTGGCAGACATGAAGGAACTGCACAGTCTGGTCAAGGCCCTTCATAGCCGAGGCATCAGAGAGAAGGCCTTGCAGAAACAGATCCAAAAACATATGGAGTATACGACCCAGCTCTGTGCCAACAGCAAAGATG CAATTGATGTGGCAGAGCTGGAGAAGCGGGAGGTGAGTGAGGAGACGGTGGACAGTTGGTGTGTTGAGGAGAAGGCCATGGAGGTGGATATCAGCCTGCTGCAGCAGGTCGAGGGTCTGGAGAGGAAAGTCGTCTCTGCTCGCCTGCAGGTCAAG GGTTGGATGCATCCTGAGCCCCAGTCAGAGAGGGAGGATCTGGTGTATCATGAGCACAAGCTCTTATCTTCCCCTGTTCCAGAGAAGAAAGCACCGAGAGAAACCAGCCAGGATGAACTTCCTGGCACCGTAGTGCGGCGGCTTGACAATCCCCTTGATATATCTGTCATCAGGCTGGCAGAGCTGGAGAGAAACATCGAGCGAAG cagagaggaggaggtggcaCCGGGGATGAAGTTGTGGCGCAAAGCCCTCGGTGAAGTCCGCAGCTCAGCTCAGCTGTCACTCTGCATTCAGCAGCTGGAGAAATCCATCACATGGGAGCGATCCATCATGAAAGTG CACTGCCAGCTCTGTCAAAAGGGGGACAATGAGGAACTGCTCTTACTCTGTGATGGCTGCGACAAAGGATGCCACACTTACTGCCAGAAACCCAAGATCACTACAGTACCTGACGGCGACTGGTTTTGTCCCACTTGTGTTGCGAAG TCTCCTGTGTGTTCTGTCATTCAGGAGATTGGTCAATCCCCCCGGAGTAGGAAGCAACTGAGCCGAACAGCTGGAGGAGGGAAAAAAGGCAGTGAGGTAAAACGAAACGGTAAGCCATCTGTGGCGGGTGAGCTCATCAAAGAGGAGGCTGCCAGCAGCAACAGCGTGCCAAAGAAGGGTACCAAGGAGttcaaaaagagaaaaggagacGACAGCCCGCCCAGCTCCCAGGCCGTCCATGAGAGCCCCGTCTCCTGTGTGAAAAAAGCCAAAACAGCCAAAGACAACAACACAAATGGGCTGGCAACGTGCCG AGTCCTGCTGGCTGAGCTGGAGGCCCATCAGGACGCTTGGCCCTTTCTCACGCCCGTCAACCAGAAAGCCGTCCCGGGATACAGGAAGGTCATCAAGAAGCCCATGGACTTCTCCACCATCAGAGAAAAGCTCACCAACAACCA GTACTTGAATTTGGAAACTTTCATCGTTGACGTGAACCTGGTTTTTGATAATTGCGAAACATTTAACGAAGATGATTCTGAAATTGGACAAGCCGGCCACAGCATGAGAAGATTTTTTGACAAGCGATGGACTGAACTGCTGGAGTAA